In Poecile atricapillus isolate bPoeAtr1 chromosome 9, bPoeAtr1.hap1, whole genome shotgun sequence, the following are encoded in one genomic region:
- the CDHR4 gene encoding cadherin-related family member 4 has product MGMHGHLTFLLLSLYAPVLPDLPRVVALSEDTVPGSRVADVTVSCSNSSSSPNVTLDSIEPSHPFNSIAISSDPTDATTFRAEVTLRAGAELDAHQVNQYTLILRAACPGEGEVEERLFVQVTAGQVFRCDSPFASAEGDVVQVLADVAPRTPLYAVLPQPLGGLTFRLRNRNTPLTLTRRGLVLAPDNGFDPSKDTQTFRLEIEVMDRHGHNCSGAVRVEVLPSHRPRVTFPEPHQAVSVTEDIGPGEVVTQVHARGDNVRYAILAPVAPMLFTIDEVTGEIRSTRRLEVTRAHLLIRAYNTLHPDDHATATVNVTVQGTNCQAPRCVPAIFVSQVPETVSPGSTLVTLRCTDSTSTDGCLHYALEGPPSSRSHFCMEGPQLKVNTSLDYDSETMAALGFQFTATIVVTVGGQPLQSTRVPVLVTVTPVNEFRPACPSSATFTVPETAAFGMVVGRVAGTDRDYPLDSLEYSLEGGSGPAQPFSIDRRTGEIRVVGPLDSQQQKSYRLVVQLTDTHNDLDPRKRQSRMCDVSVRLQAVLDQLPVCIPEVQELRITAGSPGSRQPVTRLACHGSPDSAVLTYTIVGGNEDGRFRLEGNTLIYLPSDRASPHPFVLLVEVWAGSGARRRSSVVALVVHVTPRSTPVPPSTTTQHTTLQKEPLVVLQTEAAWHPPAWFVAVLTISGALLLATLGCIARNQLCSNWAPGKLFLAQSSWDVMEHSRGKEEQGRQHASSPGQFDGHAQDPCECPVLQPQSSLGLCPPGRGVCAQERWGPGLGGSD; this is encoded by the exons TGCCAGGCAGCCGCGTCGCTGATGTGACCGTGTCCTGCAGCAACTCAAGCAGCAGTCCCAATGTCACCCTGGATAGCATCGAGCCCAGCCACCCCTTCAACTCCATCGCCATCAGCTCTGACCCCACAGATGCCACCACGTTCCGGGCTGAG GTGACACTGCGTGCTGGTGCGGAGCTCGATGCTCACCAGGTGAACCAGTACACACTGATCCTGCGGGCTGCTTGTCCTGGTGAGGGTGAGGTGGAAGAGCGACTCTTTGTCCAGGTGACAGCAGGGCAGGTGTTTCGCTGTGATTCCCCATTTGCCAGTGCAG aggGTGATGTGGTGCAGGTGCTGGCAGATGTGGCACCCAGGACACCCCTGTACGCGGTGCTGCCACAGCCGCTTGGTGGGCTGACG TTCAGGCTCCGAAACCGCAACACACCACTCACGCTCACCCGCCGGGGCCTAGTGCTGGCACCTGACAATGGTTTTGACCCCAGCAAGGACACCCAG ACATTCAGGTTGGAGATTGAGGTGATGGATCGTCATGGGCACAACTGCAGCGGGGCTGTAAGGGTGGAGGTGCTGCCATCACACCGTCCCCGTGTCACCTTCCC TGAGCCACACCAGGCTGTGTCGGTGACAGAAGACATTGGCCCCGGGGAGGTGGTCACACAGGTCCATGCCAGAGGTGACAATGTCCGCTATGCCATCCTTGCTCCTGTGGCTCCCATGCTCTTCACCATTGATGAGG TGACGGGCGAGATCCGCAGCACCCGTCGGCTGGAGGTGACCCGTGCCCACCTCCTCATCCGGGCTTACAACACACTGCACCCTGACGACCACGCCACCGCCACGGTCAACGTCACTGTGCAGGGGACAAACTGTCAGGCACCAAGATGTGTCCCAGCCATCTTCGT GTCCCAGGTGCCTGAAACAGTGTCCCCTGGCAGCACcttggtgacactgaggtgcACTGACTCCACCAGCACTGATGGATGCCTGCACTATGCTCTCGAGGGGCCTCCCTCCTCCCGCTCCCACTTCTGCATGGAGGGGCCACAGCTGAAG GTCAACACCAGCCTGGACTATGACTCGGAGAccatggctgctctgggcttCCAGTTCACAGCCACCATTGTGGTGACAGTGGGAGGGCAGCCCCTACAGAGCA CCCGTGTGCCTGTGCTTGTGACGGTGACACCTGTCAACGAATTCAGACCGGcgtgccccagcagtgccaccttCACTGTGCCAGAGACAGCAGCTTTCGGCATGGTCGTGGGGCGTGTGGCTGGCACTGACCGTGACTATCCCCTGGACAGCCTTGAGTACAGCCTGGAGGGGGgctctggccctgcacagcccttcTCCATCGACAGGCGCACTG GCGAGATCCGCGTGGTGGGACCCCTGGACTCCCAGCAGCAGAAGAGCTACAGGCTGGTGGTGCAGCTGACGGACACCCACAATGACCTGGACCCAAGGAAGAGGCAGAGCCGCATGTGCGACGTGTCTGTGCGCCTGCAG gctGTGCTGGACCAGCTGCCGGTGTGCATCCCCGAGGTGCAGGAGCTGCGGATCACGGCTGGGTCCCCGGGCAGCCGCCAGCCTGTCACCCGCCTGGCGTGCCACGGTAGCCCCGACAGCGCCGTGCTGACTTACACCATTGTTGGAG GCAATGAAGACGGGCGCTTTCGGCTGGAAGGGAACACCCTTATCTACCTCCCCAGTGACCGAGCCTCACCTCACCCATTTGTCCTGCTGGTGGAGGTGTGGGCCGGCTCTGGTGCCCGCCGCCGCAGCAGCGTGGTGGCACTGGTGGTGCACGTCACCCCCCGGAGCACTCCGGTGccacccagcaccaccacccaGCACACG ACGCTGCAGAAGGAGCCGCTGGTTGTGTTGCAGACAGAGGCAGCGTGGCACCCGCCAGCCTGGTTTGTGGCCGTACTCACCATCTCTGgtgccctgctgctggccaccCTGGGCTGCATAGCCCGGAACCAGCTGTGCAG CAACTGGGCTCCTGGCAAGCTGTTCCTGGCCCAGAG ctcctgggatgtGATGGAGCACAGCAGGGGCAAGGAGGAACAGGGACGTCAACATGCCAGCAGCCCA GGGCAGTTTGATGGCCATGCTCAGGACCCATGTGAGTGCCCTGTCCtacagccccagagcagccttGGGTTGTGTCCCCCAGGCAGAGGGGTCTGTGCACAGGAGAGATGGGGACCAGGCCTGGGGGGCAGTGACTGA